In Candidatus Acidiferrales bacterium, the genomic stretch CCTGCGATGCAGCCAAACTTGATGTGGTGGGATGAAACAAGCAAGGGGACTTCTTTACAGGCGTGGAGGGCGCCATCGAACATGACCGATACCGTTAAGTTGGGAAGAGGCTACATGTACTATGTTTTCAACGGGGCACAAATAACCGGCCAGTCGGGAGGCGGCAACTATAGTGATACTCTTCCACTGACTATGTCCGCTCTCGGCCCAGAGCATCCGCTTACCACAGCATTCGACTTCGGTGTCACGGCCACCATGCGTGCCGGAGGCGGATCTCCTGACACGACTTACACGGATACTGCCGCGGCCGACTACGGGTGGAACCTTGTAGGGAATCCGACTCCTTCTACCATTAACTGGAATGCGTCTTCAGGGTGGACAAAGACGAACATGGACGGAACTATTTATGTCTGGGATCCAAACGACACAACCGGCGGCTATAAGACATGGAATGGCACCACTGGAAACCTCGGAAGTGGATTGATTGCGCCGTTCCAGGCATTCTGGGTAAAGGCAAACAACGCCAATCCCTCGTTGAGATGCGACAATGGTGTGAAATCGAGTGGAGGCGTTTTCCTCGAGAAAGCAGTCAAGGATTCGATAGGGAATATTTTGTCCGCGAAAGCTGCTGAGAAATCCTCCGGTAATAATCCTCTCAGCAAGGTTACCGATGATTCAGTGTCGTCATCGACGCCGGTTATCTCATTGACACTTTCGTCGAATGAACTTGAGGCACAAGCGTATCTGATGTTCAGCGGCTCGGGATTGCTGTCGTATGATCCGTACGACGCATTCAGTCTGGTTCCTCTCACTAATGATTACCTGATACTCTACTCAGTTGCCGGAGAAGGACAGCTGCCAATGCAGATTCAGGATCTCCCCGACACAGGTTTCGGCGAACCATTTACACTTCCGTTGTACGTTGGCGGAACAATGGCCGGCAAGCCACTCAGCAGTTCATTTACACTCTGTTGGAAATTAGACGGAAAACTCCCATCGGGCTGGAACATCGAGCTCATGGATGACGACAATGCAAAAGCCTATAACATTTCCGCAGAGGGTCAATTGACATTCCAGTACAACACCCCCGCCGGCATGGTGCCTTTGAGCAACAGCTTTTTGGAAAAGACTTCGAGCAACGGTTCAAGCCGGCGATCGCTCCCAACGCCTGTGGTACTCACTGTTCCATCATCTAAGTTGTCCAAGGCCGCCTCCGTGACTCCACGCTTTCGTTTGGTAATTGCGGCAAACAATAACTTGAATGGATATCTACCGACTACACCGCAACTGGAGCAAAATTATCCGAATCCCTTTAACCCTACTACAAACATTCCGTTTACGGTCCCCGCAAAATCTCGCGTTACGATCGAGGTATTTAATGTCCTCGGCCAAAAGGTTGCGACACTGGCCGATATGGATTATGATGCAGGAACTCATGTGGTTGTATGGAACCCTAGAGGCACTGCAAGCGGCGTTTATTTCTGCAGGTTGATAGCAGGCTCACACAAGAAAACAATAAAAATGCTTCTCTTAAGATGATAAGATTCCTTAATTACATACTGCCGCGAGGACGAATGCTTTTGCTTTTGATTGCATTTACTGTTTCCCCTGCAGTAGCGCAGAAAATAAATTTCGGAGCGTACACAACTTCCGCGGGCCTCAACTTGTATCCAAGCGCCGGCTTGAATTTCAACGACAAGCAGCCCGCAATACTCATTAACAGCAACGTAACGGTGAGCATCACGCTTTACGACAACGATTGCGGGTATGTACAAATTGTCGGAGATGCCACTAGAGACATTACTATCATAGTCCCTCACACGGTCTATCTAACTTGCGGCGCGAGTGAGATACCGTTTACATGTCAATGCGCATATTCTAATCTTGGATCAACCGACGTGAATGTGGCCAAGATGAGCGCCGTCGAGATATCATCCGGGGTTACAGTTATCACTGTACCAATGCTCCAGAGGACTTTAGGTGCACCCGCTCCACCACCGACGCCTGCTCACGGCGGGTACTCAGCTCCGACCGCGACAGCGTATCTATTTCTATATGGAACGCTTGGACCTGTGGGGAACGTGGCCGCAGGGACGTACATTGGAACGATCAATGTCTACGTCAACTACACTACATATTGATGATAGGACAGTCGGAGTTGTGCTGGCAGGGTGAACGGTGATCGGTTGAGGATGAAAAAAGCGATAAAGATAGGCCGCGCAACCAGAGAGAATCTTTATCCCCGTTGCTCCACGATTTGAACGATGACTCGAACTCATTGCATGTATATTCCCCCGTTTTAATAAATCGACTTGCATACGGGGGCTCTGCCCCAATTTACTAACGTGGCTCCGGATCACTTTTTGGTGTGCCGGTCAAAAGGAGTGGCGGCAGAATTGTTTCTTTGCCAATCATCCGCCATTGGAGTATGGCTTTAGCCGCAGGAATTTATTAGATTAACAAGAAGTCAGAAGGCACAATGAGTTACCGCAGGCGATCCGGCATAAACACCTTCCATGAGGTGATAAAAGCGGTCAACGACGTAGTTCACATAGAAAGATAGACATATGTGGCTAACTCGACTTGCTCTCAGATACCCCATCTCCACACTGATGGGATCAATTGCAATTTTTGTTTTGGGGTTGGTGTCGTTTCTTCAGCTCCCTATCGACATGCTGCCGAACATACAAATCCCTGCGGTGTCGGTAATCACTTACTATAATGGTGCCGCTCCAAGTGATATGGAGCAATCCGTGACTATACCACTCGAACGGGCTGTCAGCAGCACAAACAACGTAAACTACGTTCAATCTCAAACGCGGGAAGGGGTTGACAGGATATATATCTATTTTAATTGGGACGCAAACACCAATGTTGGACTCGTTGACGTCATCCAGAAAATAAACAGGGCATTCAGTCTGCTGCCGACCGGCGTATCTCAACCCATCGCTCTCAGATTCGACATCTCAAATTTACCGGTATGCAGCATCGTACTTAGCAGCGGCATGGACGACCGAGAATTGTACGACCTCGCATATAACGTCATCGAGCCGCAAATCGAACACCTGGATGGCATCGCATCTGCTGCCGTGACAGGCGGAAAGATTCGTGAGATCCATGTTGTGCTCAACAGAAATAGAATCGAAGCCCTCAACATGCCGTTGCAGAACGTAACCGATGCAGTCGCACAATCAAATCTGATCATCCCATCCGGAGATTTGAAAACCGGTGTGTTCGACTATTCGTTAGCTACGGAAAGTCAGTATAACGTAGTTCAGCCGATGGAAAATATGGTTGTGAAAGTCATCAATGGCATTCCAATTCGCATCAAGGACATTGGTTATGTTGAAGACTCGTATCAGGAACAAACGGAGGTCGTCAGAGTGAACGGCCAGCACGGTGTGGTCCTGCGCGTTCTGAAATCACCCGATGCAAATACTGTGGATGTTGTTGACGAGGTGATAGATGAGCTCCCGAGACTCCAAGGTGTACCACCATCGGTACGATCATCATTGTCTTTTGATCAGAGTCAATATATCAGAGATTCGATCTCCGGTCTTCAGCAGGAAGCTCTCATGGGTGCATTGCTTGCAACGATCGTTATCCTGCTATTCCTTAGAAATGCCAGGAGTGCACTGGTAATTTTCGTAGCGATACCACTCTCGATTTTGGTCACATTTATCTATTTCAGATTCAGCGCAACCACTTTAAATATCATGACGCTTGGAGGCTTGGCGCTCGGGGTTGGAAGGCTGGTAGACGATTCAATTGTCGAGCTGGAAAACATAACACGGCATTATAATTTAATGGGCGGACAGAAGATCAGCAGGATGCAGGCTACACTTGATGCCGCACTGGAAGTTGCTGGACCGATTTTCATTTCCACTCTCACAACGGTAATAGTCTTCTTGCCGGTAGTTTTCCTGAGCGGTGTAGCAAAGCTCCTTTTCCTGCCGCTCGTGCTTACCATCACCGTGGCATTGTTCGGCTCTTTTTTCGTTTCAAGGACCGTTACTCCCCTTCTTTGCTACAGAATTGTTCAGCCTGAAAAGGAAATAGACCTAAATTCTAAAAAGTATCTCGTTAGATTGAGATTAAGCTTGAAAAATCTTTTTGAGGACATAGACATTAATTATCAGAAAACCATCGGGTATCTTCTGAAGCATAAGCGGTACGTCGTTTTCTCCGTTGCAGGATTCGCACTTCTTTCGTTTGGGCTATTCAAGTTTGTCGGCACGGAGTTTTTCCCCGACAGCGATGAAAGCCAGTTCAGCATATCGGTCAAGCTGCCGGTGGGCACCCGCATCGAAGAAACTGAAAAATATGCAGAAAGAGTTGAAGACATCCTCAGAAAAAATATCCCGGAAGTGAAGGCAATAATCTCGGATATTGGCATGCCAAGTCAAAAGAGCGGCCATCTTTTCGGCTCGAATCCCGGAACGTACGCGGCCGGCATCCAAGTCCAGCTTGTGGAACCGGC encodes the following:
- a CDS encoding efflux RND transporter permease subunit codes for the protein MWLTRLALRYPISTLMGSIAIFVLGLVSFLQLPIDMLPNIQIPAVSVITYYNGAAPSDMEQSVTIPLERAVSSTNNVNYVQSQTREGVDRIYIYFNWDANTNVGLVDVIQKINRAFSLLPTGVSQPIALRFDISNLPVCSIVLSSGMDDRELYDLAYNVIEPQIEHLDGIASAAVTGGKIREIHVVLNRNRIEALNMPLQNVTDAVAQSNLIIPSGDLKTGVFDYSLATESQYNVVQPMENMVVKVINGIPIRIKDIGYVEDSYQEQTEVVRVNGQHGVVLRVLKSPDANTVDVVDEVIDELPRLQGVPPSVRSSLSFDQSQYIRDSISGLQQEALMGALLATIVILLFLRNARSALVIFVAIPLSILVTFIYFRFSATTLNIMTLGGLALGVGRLVDDSIVELENITRHYNLMGGQKISRMQATLDAALEVAGPIFISTLTTVIVFLPVVFLSGVAKLLFLPLVLTITVALFGSFFVSRTVTPLLCYRIVQPEKEIDLNSKKYLVRLRLSLKNLFEDIDINYQKTIGYLLKHKRYVVFSVAGFALLSFGLFKFVGTEFFPDSDESQFSISVKLPVGTRIEETEKYAERVEDILRKNIPEVKAIISDIGMPSQKSGHLFGSNPGTYAAGIQVQLVEPAQRKRSEAEIINAVRPVLMTMPGARIYVTPGGFLHFLLNFGSAAPIDVEIMGYDMATAMRLTQQVYTMVRSTPGAVDVQISQDPNLPQLRVIVDRNKAGALGVNVADVANTVSTAIDGSVASLYQDTRNGNSYNILVRLNESDRNRIDDIRCLTVNSSSGHLVTLGNIANVVMSNSPVEIDRKYQQRIIDVTANVAGRDLGSVSSEIQNKINTLAVPSGFQVIQSGNIEQQNSTFRSLGLALILAIIMVYMVMASQFQSLVDPFIIMFTIPLGVAGVVWALFLTNTTLSVTSFEGVIVMVGIVVSNGILLIDYINRLRKRGMELHEAVMTGGRTRLRPILMTSLATIFGLIPMAIGVGGERSQAPLAIAVIGGLTASTFLTLIFVPTLYTIFEERFKRELTAKEQGRTVSV